The Methanosphaera sp. DNA window ATTTCAGATAATAACAACCACAATATTTGGATACTTCATAGACTTTGCACAAACACAAACAGCATTCATAATGCCACACAATCTATTTGAACAATCAATAGTATGCATACTTGGATGTATTGTAATAGCATTAGGAGTATTTTTTGAAGTAAATTCAAAAGCAGTAGTACTACCTGGTGAAGGAGTATCACTAGCAGTGTGCAGTGTAACTGACATTCCATTTCCAAAGATGAAAATAATATTTGACACATCAAATGTAGTAATAGCATTAATACTTTCATTCATATTCTTTGGAGGACTTAAAGCTGTAGGAATAGGAACAATCTTTGCAGGAATAGTAGTAGGATACATTGTACGAATATATAAAAAACTAGCCGTCAAAATCCTAACAAAAGCAGGATATGATGTTGGAAACAAACAATAAGTTACACTTGAAAT harbors:
- a CDS encoding DUF6198 family protein, with translation MINDNTKQIIKNYTTLLIGLFIMAFGVSLSVRCDLGTTPISSIPYVLSFQYPLSLGTITIIFNVLLILIQILILRSKFPRIQIFQIITTTIFGYFIDFAQTQTAFIMPHNLFEQSIVCILGCIVIALGVFFEVNSKAVVLPGEGVSLAVCSVTDIPFPKMKIIFDTSNVVIALILSFIFFGGLKAVGIGTIFAGIVVGYIVRIYKKLAVKILTKAGYDVGNKQ